Proteins encoded within one genomic window of Betaproteobacteria bacterium:
- a CDS encoding TIGR04282 family arsenosugar biosynthesis glycosyltransferase produces the protein MENKCCIIVYAKAPVPGEVKTRLSPALDVEAAALLHAALVERALTIAQDSGLVHGELCCAPDTTHSFFQTCAEDFGVTLAAQGQGNLGERMLGTLTRALQSHDAAIIIGADCPALTGRHVAAAARALADHDVVLTPAEDGGYVLIGARRVAGAMFDGVDWGTLNVLEQQRRQLQACGLSWHEMETLWDVDRPDDLPRLRTLKPALEFFWPT, from the coding sequence ATGGAAAATAAGTGCTGCATCATTGTTTATGCCAAGGCACCGGTTCCGGGCGAGGTAAAGACCCGTCTGTCGCCTGCGCTTGATGTTGAAGCCGCGGCACTGCTGCACGCCGCGCTGGTCGAACGTGCGTTGACGATTGCGCAGGATAGCGGCCTCGTCCACGGTGAATTGTGTTGTGCGCCGGATACGACACACAGTTTTTTTCAGACCTGCGCGGAAGATTTTGGAGTGACGCTGGCTGCGCAGGGCCAGGGGAATCTGGGCGAACGCATGCTGGGAACGCTCACGCGGGCGCTGCAATCGCACGATGCGGCGATCATCATCGGCGCCGATTGTCCGGCGTTGACCGGCAGGCACGTTGCCGCGGCCGCACGGGCGCTGGCTGACCATGATGTGGTGCTCACGCCGGCGGAGGATGGGGGCTACGTGCTCATCGGCGCGCGTCGCGTTGCGGGCGCCATGTTCGATGGAGTCGATTGGGGCACGCTCAACGTACTGGAACAGCAGCGCCGGCAGCTGCAGGCCTGCGGGCTCTCGTGGCACGAGATGGAGACGCTCTGGGATGTGGATCGCCCGGATGATTTGCCGCGCCTCCGGACCCTGAAGCCGGCACTGGAATTCTTCTGGCCGACATGA
- a CDS encoding TIGR04283 family arsenosugar biosynthesis glycosyltransferase, with the protein MQLSVVIPALNEAASILATLAPLQVMRSRGAEVILADGGSVDATRQIAAPFVDCIVDSAKGRARQMNAGAAVASGDALLFLHADSRLPEAADRRILEALDVRKPTWGRFDVAIAGSHPLLPVIAWFMNLRSRLTGIATGDQGIFMTRAAFERIGGFPDQPLMEDIEICKRLKKIDSPACLREKVVTSGRRWEKQGVGRTILLMWWLRLRYWMGASPAEIHRAYHGK; encoded by the coding sequence ATGCAGCTTTCCGTCGTCATCCCCGCCCTCAATGAGGCCGCCAGTATTCTTGCGACGCTTGCGCCCTTGCAAGTCATGCGTTCACGTGGCGCCGAAGTCATTCTGGCTGACGGTGGCAGCGTCGATGCGACGAGGCAAATTGCCGCACCGTTCGTCGATTGCATTGTCGACAGCGCAAAAGGCCGCGCTCGCCAAATGAACGCCGGCGCCGCAGTGGCATCGGGCGACGCGCTATTGTTTCTGCATGCGGATTCAAGGCTGCCTGAGGCGGCGGATCGGCGGATTCTCGAGGCGCTCGATGTGCGGAAACCGACCTGGGGCCGCTTCGATGTCGCGATTGCCGGGTCGCATCCCCTGCTGCCGGTCATCGCCTGGTTCATGAATCTGCGCTCGCGTCTCACCGGCATTGCCACCGGTGACCAGGGCATTTTCATGACGCGCGCCGCTTTTGAACGAATTGGCGGTTTCCCCGACCAACCGTTGATGGAGGATATTGAAATCTGCAAACGCCTGAAGAAAATTGATTCACCGGCGTGCCTGCGCGAAAAAGTAGTCACCTCCGGCCGGCGCTGGGAAAAGCAGGGCGTCGGGCGAACGATTCTGCTGATGTGGTGGCTGCGTCTGCGATACTGGATGGGTGCCTCCCCCGCCGAAATTCACCGCGCCTACCATGGAAAATAA
- a CDS encoding DUF547 domain-containing protein, translating to MKNLALALAAMLFASISSAQSFDHSHAAFNLLLKKHVVVIDGGKVSKVRYAELKKDQPQLKTYLDSLSKVTEAEFNIWTKPQQMALLINAYNGFTLELILQNYPVKSIKDIGGVFDNRWKRKFFKLLGQDAFLDKIEHEILRKPGAYNEVRVHYAVNCASIGCPPLREEAFVADRLDKQLEEQAVRFLSDRSRNRYANGKLDVSKIFDWFKEDWASGYTGFDGKTPAIKSREDYFARYAKQLADSPADQQKIADGKVPISTLDYDWNLNGAN from the coding sequence ATGAAGAATCTCGCACTTGCGTTAGCGGCAATGCTTTTCGCCTCAATCTCCTCCGCTCAATCCTTTGATCACTCGCACGCTGCATTCAATTTGTTGCTGAAAAAGCACGTGGTGGTGATCGACGGCGGCAAGGTGTCAAAAGTGAGATACGCCGAACTGAAGAAAGACCAGCCACAGCTAAAGACCTATCTCGATTCGCTGTCGAAAGTCACCGAAGCCGAATTCAATATCTGGACCAAGCCGCAACAGATGGCCTTGCTCATCAACGCTTATAACGGCTTCACGCTGGAATTGATCCTGCAGAACTATCCGGTGAAGTCGATCAAGGACATTGGCGGCGTATTCGACAATCGCTGGAAACGAAAATTTTTCAAGCTGCTGGGGCAGGATGCGTTTCTCGACAAAATTGAGCACGAGATCCTGCGCAAGCCCGGTGCCTACAACGAAGTACGCGTGCACTATGCGGTGAATTGTGCGTCGATCGGTTGCCCGCCGCTCCGCGAAGAGGCCTTCGTGGCAGACCGCCTCGACAAGCAACTGGAAGAGCAGGCGGTGCGTTTCCTGTCGGATCGTTCGCGCAATCGATACGCGAATGGCAAGCTCGACGTATCGAAGATCTTTGATTGGTTCAAGGAAGACTGGGCGAGCGGCTACACCGGCTTCGACGGCAAAACGCCGGCGATCAAATCGCGCGAAGATTACTTTGCCCGCTATGCCAAACAACTGGCCGATTCGCCGGCGGATCAGCAGAAGATTGCCGACGGCAAAGTGCCGATTTCGACTCTGGACTACGACTGGAATTTGAACGGGGCGAATTAG
- a CDS encoding FAD-dependent oxidoreductase translates to MKKSKIIVVLIVVALIAAFFVFDLGRYFSLDYFKSQQAAIDAYYQTHRFETIAAFLAIYITAIAVSLPGATVLTLAAGAIFGLLAGTIIVSFASSIGATLAFLVSRFVLRDSVQRKFADKMKPINDGVAREGGFYLFTLRLVPAFPFFLINLVMGLTTMKTWTFYWVSQIGMLLGTIVYVNAGTELAKITSLKGILSPGLIGAFVLLGIFPLIAKKIIDGIKARKIYAKWPKPTHFDRNVVVIGGGSAGLVTSYIAAAVKAKVTLVERHQMGGDCLNTGCVPSKALIRSAKLLNHISRAKEFGIASASAQWDFADVMERVQKIIADIEPHDSVARYSSLGVDCVKGTAKILSPWEVEISREDGGTQKLTTKNIVIAAGARPFLPPIPGLAEANPLTSDNIWNIRKLPKRLVVLGGGPIGSELTQCFARFGSQVTQIEMAPRIMIREDVEVSAMVKAKFEAEGVSVLVNHKAKQVVVENGEKFLVVEHEGADKRIAFDEILCAVGRIANTKGYGLEELGIPAQKVVEVNDYLETIYPNIFACGDVAGPYQFTHTAAHMAWFASVNALFGKFKKFKVDYSVVPWATFTDPEVARVGINEQEAKERNIAHDVHVYGIDDLDRAIADGEAHGFVKVITPKGSDKILGATIVGEHAGDLLVEFVAAMKHGFGLEGILGTIHTYPTMGEANKYAAGVYKRSTATVGKLAVAKALNDWTRGEGSFGSVLGKAISLVVSPDNTPAYPKEALHP, encoded by the coding sequence ATGAAGAAAAGCAAAATAATTGTCGTCCTGATCGTCGTCGCGCTGATCGCGGCGTTTTTCGTTTTCGATCTTGGCAGATATTTCAGCCTTGACTATTTCAAGAGCCAGCAGGCGGCGATCGATGCGTATTACCAGACGCATCGGTTTGAGACCATTGCCGCCTTTCTCGCCATCTACATCACGGCGATTGCCGTCTCGCTGCCCGGCGCCACGGTGCTGACACTCGCCGCGGGCGCAATATTCGGCCTGCTCGCCGGCACCATCATTGTGTCGTTCGCCTCCAGCATCGGCGCCACGCTCGCGTTTCTGGTGTCGCGTTTTGTACTGCGCGACTCCGTGCAGCGCAAGTTCGCCGACAAAATGAAGCCAATCAACGATGGCGTGGCGAGGGAGGGCGGTTTCTATTTGTTTACGCTGCGGCTGGTGCCCGCATTCCCGTTCTTCCTGATCAATCTCGTCATGGGCCTCACCACCATGAAGACCTGGACCTTTTACTGGGTCTCGCAGATTGGAATGTTGCTCGGCACCATTGTTTACGTGAATGCCGGCACCGAACTCGCCAAGATCACGTCGCTGAAAGGTATTCTTTCACCAGGCCTGATTGGCGCATTTGTGCTGCTGGGCATTTTTCCGCTCATCGCCAAGAAAATCATCGACGGCATCAAGGCGCGCAAGATCTACGCGAAGTGGCCGAAGCCAACACATTTCGATCGCAATGTGGTCGTGATCGGCGGCGGCTCGGCGGGCCTCGTCACCAGCTACATCGCGGCGGCGGTCAAGGCCAAGGTGACGCTGGTTGAGAGACACCAGATGGGCGGCGATTGCCTGAATACCGGCTGCGTCCCGTCAAAGGCGCTGATCCGCTCCGCGAAACTTCTCAATCATATTTCGCGTGCCAAGGAGTTCGGCATCGCGTCAGCGAGCGCGCAGTGGGATTTCGCCGACGTGATGGAGCGGGTGCAAAAGATCATTGCCGACATTGAGCCGCACGATTCCGTCGCCCGTTATTCCAGCCTCGGCGTGGATTGCGTGAAAGGCACGGCCAAAATCCTCTCGCCGTGGGAAGTGGAAATCAGTCGCGAAGACGGCGGCACGCAAAAGCTCACGACGAAGAACATTGTCATCGCCGCCGGTGCGCGCCCCTTTCTGCCGCCGATTCCCGGGCTGGCCGAGGCCAATCCGCTGACCTCAGACAACATCTGGAATATCCGCAAATTGCCGAAGCGCCTGGTCGTGCTGGGCGGTGGGCCGATCGGTTCGGAACTCACGCAGTGTTTCGCCCGCTTCGGCTCGCAAGTCACGCAAATTGAAATGGCGCCGCGCATCATGATCCGCGAGGACGTTGAAGTCTCGGCAATGGTCAAAGCCAAGTTCGAGGCCGAAGGTGTGAGCGTGCTCGTGAACCACAAAGCCAAGCAGGTCGTGGTCGAAAACGGCGAGAAATTCCTGGTCGTTGAACATGAGGGTGCCGACAAACGCATCGCCTTCGACGAGATTCTCTGCGCGGTTGGCCGCATCGCCAACACCAAAGGCTACGGGCTGGAAGAGTTGGGCATTCCCGCGCAAAAGGTCGTCGAGGTGAACGACTACCTGGAGACGATTTACCCCAACATCTTCGCTTGCGGCGACGTGGCGGGTCCATACCAGTTCACCCATACTGCCGCGCACATGGCGTGGTTCGCCTCGGTCAACGCCCTGTTCGGCAAGTTCAAGAAATTCAAGGTCGATTACTCGGTGGTGCCTTGGGCCACGTTTACCGATCCGGAAGTCGCGCGCGTCGGCATCAATGAACAGGAAGCGAAGGAAAGAAACATCGCGCACGACGTGCACGTCTACGGCATTGACGATCTTGACCGCGCCATTGCCGACGGCGAAGCGCACGGCTTCGTGAAGGTCATCACGCCGAAAGGCTCCGACAAGATTCTTGGGGCCACCATCGTCGGTGAGCACGCGGGTGACCTGCTGGTGGAATTCGTGGCGGCGATGAAGCACGGCTTTGGGCTGGAAGGCATTCTTGGCACGATTCACACCTATCCGACGATGGGTGAGGCCAACAAGTACGCAGCAGGCGTGTACAAGCGCTCGACGGCAACCGTGGGCAAGCTCGCCGTAGCGAAGGCGCTCAATGACTGGACGCGAGGCGAGGGCAGCTTTGGCAGCGTGCTCGGCAAGGCCATCTCGCTCGTTGTTTCGCCGGACAATACGCCGGCGTATCCGAAGGAAGCGCTGCATCCTTAG